In a genomic window of Methanoregula sp. UBA64:
- a CDS encoding DUF126 domain-containing protein, with the protein MILIVRGRSISRGKGTGRLMVSQAPISFLSGVDPETGIVVEKGHPLEGRSIAGTVLVFPFGKGSTVGSYVIYALAKNGHAPAAIVNAEAEAIIATGAIIANIPMIDRPEVPIDSLIDGMVATVDGDNGVLEYTQG; encoded by the coding sequence GTGATTTTGATAGTCCGCGGACGCAGCATCTCACGGGGGAAAGGGACGGGTCGCCTGATGGTGAGCCAGGCGCCGATCTCGTTTTTATCCGGGGTCGATCCCGAGACCGGGATTGTCGTGGAGAAGGGCCACCCGCTCGAAGGCAGGTCGATTGCCGGAACCGTACTCGTCTTTCCCTTTGGCAAGGGTTCGACCGTTGGCTCGTACGTGATCTATGCCCTGGCAAAGAACGGTCATGCCCCGGCAGCGATCGTAAATGCCGAGGCTGAAGCCATCATCGCGACCGGCGCGATCATTGCTAACATCCCCATGATCGACCGGCCGGAGGTCCCCATCGACAGCCTGATTGACGGCATGGTGGCGACGGTTGACGGGGATAACGGGGTCCTCGAATATACACAAGGGTAA